The following nucleotide sequence is from Roseivirga sp. BDSF3-8.
GAGTTTATGGTGGTTTATTACCAGGGTGGAGAAGAGCCTTGGTTACAGATAGGCCGTTTTGAGTCTGAAGAAAAAGCTGCCACGGCCGTTATCGAGCTGGTGGATTTTCTGAAACGGGTAAATATTGAGTCAGAGGGAGCCCATTTGGTCGAGCATATCTTATTACGACCATCTGTAGAAGACCGTAAGTTTGGCATTTATCTGAGGAATGAAAATGGAGATCTCTTCCTTAAAAGCCGCAAGCAGTATTCTTTTGAAGAAAGGAAAAAAACGATCAATGTCCTGCGTGAGCACCTGAACCGATATGAGAACTACTCAGTAGAGATCACCTCCACTAATGATTTTGAGGTACAATTCAATACACCGGATGAATTTATCCGGTTTGTAAGTATTGAAGCTTATGAATCAGTGGAAGAGACTCATGCCCGAATGGAAAGGTTATACCGCTACCTTAGTAACAAAGATGAGGTAAGAAGCTATAATGATAAGATTGGGTATTACCTCCAGAATAGTGAAGAACAAGGGGAGATTCCCGAAGAGTTTTTCAGTTACCGCATTAGTATGATCTTCCCTGACTGGACTGCTCGTTTTGCCGACCCTGAGTTCAGGTCTCTTGCCGAAGACGTAATTAGCCAGCAACAACCTGCTAACATTGGAGCCCAATGTTATTGGGTAGGTGCTGAAAGCATGAAAGAGTTTGAGACCGTCTATTATAGCTGGATGGAAGAGATGCGCAAGGACCAACCGGCTAAAGAAGAGCTGGATAAGTTACAGACATTAATGACTGGTCTCCTGCTTACCTTTAAGTCTGGCAGTAATGCGTAGGTAATTCATGAGCAGGCATGTTATCCGCTCGTTTAACGTAGAGATCGATAGTGACAGTGAAGCCCGGGGACATCAGTTAAACAAACAGCTCAATGATTTCCTGTTGGCTGAAATTGTTCCTGAGATCGAACGAGCCATGGAGGATGTGGCCGGTGGGGCCGAAATATGGCATTTAGACCAAATAAACCTTGACTTGGGTACCTGCAAAGGCGATGAGTTTACTGATGAGTTTAAAAACCGTCTTCTTTTCAGGTTTCGTGAGGCCCTGCGGTCTGCTATTGATGGCACGCCGGGTGATGATGCCTCGGAGGCTGAAAAGTCCGACCCTGCCAAGTCCCGCTATGCCCTGCTCAAACATTACCTGAAACACGGTACCCTTCCCTGGTGGGCTGAAGAGATTGATTTCAGTGAATTCACAGGGAGGGAATCTGCCAAAAGCACTTTTTCTTTAAGTGACCTTATCGAACAAATGCTCACAAAAGAGGCAGCAGATTTTCGGAGGTTGATGAAAGAGCTCCTTCCCTCCTCTATTATAAGAAAACGCCTGATCAGACAACTCGATGACTCTACCCTGCATGCTATGGTAACAGGCTATGATTCGGCGATCAAAGAGAGTGATTCTTTAGTAAGAAACCTTTTGCAGGCCTCCGGGTCATTAACCGAATCAGGTAGAATAAATGAACATCGGGAAAATTTATGGAAGCAGGTTTTTGAAACCTTTCTTATAAAAAAAGAATCAGGCGAAAAAGCCAAAGAAACCCTCGCACTGAAATGGCTGGAGCAAACGCTTACATCTTCCTCCTCTGATACGCTGGCAGTAGCTAACAAGCTTAAGAAAGTACTGGCCACAGAAAGAAGCCAGGTACGAACAGAGGATAAAAACATTTGGCATAAAATACAACAAACCAGCGAGGAATACTTTCTTCAGGAATTACCGTCCAGTTGGCGAAAAGTCTCCTCAAAAGCAGAGGTAGCCAGATCATTGGATATATCCCGCACCGCCAAGCTTCTCCGCACATCTCAGGCTGGCCAGGACAGTTTCACGGCATCTTTCTTTATAGAAGTGGGCAATAGGCTTAGTGCTTCCTCCAGGCAGGCTTTTACCCGCTTTATTCTTGATATTGTATTTGATAGCCGCTATGGCCGTATCAGCCAAAGGGAGTTAATTGTAGAGACAGTATTATTCTTTTCCAGAATCCTGTCGATGGCAGAAGAGGATATATTGAGGTATGTTGGTGCCTATGCTACGGAAACAGAGATAAAAAAATGGTCTAGTAAAGATGCTTCAGATCCTGATAAAGTTCGGGAATTAGTAGAAACTGAGGCTGAGGATGAATCCGACTGGACCAAATGGAAAAATAAAGACCTGATCACTTCTTTCCTTCTTTATGGAGTTATTCCCTGGAGTGATCGAAACCTGGTCAAAGAAGAGAGCCTTGAAAAGATTTTCCTGGAGTGGGCTGAAACAGATCCGGTAGGGTTTCAGAGGCTCATTCAGCAAATTGACTGGAAGCAAAAGCCATTTGTAGTCAAGAGGATACTGAACACCTTCAGTCCAGAATTAGCCGATAGAATTTTGGAACAATTACCACGTACGGTAGCACAGTTGATGTCTCCCCCGCCTGTTTCCCTTGACACTCTGCTGGCATCTCCTCACCTCCTCTCCCATTATTTGCATTTGTTTGCTGCTGACAGGCAGTGGTCACCCATGGAGTGGCAGCCAGGTCTTACCATTCCACTGCTATTAAAGGAATATTATACTAAAAAGCCTGATACCTTAAAGCTCATTATTGAAGCCTTTCCGGTTGAAGTGATTGAGCGGATTCAAACTAAGTTACTCAGCCTGCCGGAAGAAGGACTTAAAGCCTCAGGGCTAAGTGCCGATATTGTCACTAACATCGTTGACGAGTTGAAGTCATACACTCAATCCGCTACAGAAAATACCAGAGGCAGCCTTATGCCTCGGGAAGGCTATCAGCTTAAGGAATGGCTGGAAGAAGTTAAGAAGTTTTTAAAAGAAGGCATCAGTGATGATTTAGGGACTATTAATTACAAGGTTCAGGCTTTATTGCAGAGTAACCCGACACAAATCATTGGTGTGCTTCATAGTTTTTTGCCCTCTGGAGCAGTAATCAAGCAGTGGGTGAGTCATTTGGGAGAATCTACCCTGTCACGCATCACCTACATTCTTGCCGGTACTCATTATGCGGAAGCCACTAAGCTTGCTGAACGGATGATGATTTTGCCCACCACACATATGGGAGTAAGAGGTAAGCGATGGTATTCACTCCTGACCTACTTCAGCAGTGGCTTTGAAAAGTCTTACTCGCCTTTTCAATTTGTAATTAAGGCCCTGGATGAATTTGTGCCTCCACCTCAGGATACCATTTTGTTTTTGGCTAAACTCTTCAGGCAGGAGCGTAATAAAGAACTCCGCACAGAATACAAAAAGCTGGCACTACTGGTATCTGATTCTCAGTCGGTAGCCACTGCTATCGATGATTTTGTCAAAGGCCGGCAGCCTATAGGAGATGCTAGTGTGGTGGAGATATTCACGGAAGGTGATCCTGAAGCCTCTGTTAACGGTCAGAATAGCTCTCAGGAAGACAGCCCCGCTTATAAGCCTGAAGAGTCGCAAACAGAAAAAACAGATTCTACTATTGAAGACCAGGTTGATGAGCAGCGTAGCACATCAAAGGAAGAGAGAACAGAAAAGGAAACAAGAGATGAGAAAAGGGCTGAATCAAATAATTTAAACAAATCATCTGAAGAAGAGCCAGGATCTGAAGAAATAGAGGAAAAGGGAAAGAAAAACGAAAAGTCCCCTGAGAAAAGCGAAGAAGACGATAAGAAAAAGGAAAAGCTTCCACAACGAAAAGAAGAAGAGGATATACCAGAACCTCCGGAAAAGGAGCCGATGTTTATTTCCAATGCCGGACTTGTTATATTACACCCTTTTATTACCCGGCTTTTTAAAGCGTTGGGCCTTACGGAAAACAAAGCTTTCAGGGATGAGGATGCTGCACACAAAGCGGCTCATGTATTGCACTTTTTAGTGTATCATCATACAGAGGGCGAGGAACATGAAATGGTACTGGAAAAAGTATTGTGCAATATTCCATTAGGGGTACCCCTGAAGAAGGGCTTTGAACTGAATGACGAAGAAAAGGAACTCTGTATCAGTCTTACTAAAGCGGCAATCAACTACTGGGAAATACTTAAAAACTCTTCTGTTGATAACTTCAGGGCCTCATTTCTACTAAGAGAGGGGGCTATTTATTATGAGGGTAGAGAGTGGCGCTTGCATGTAACTCCCAAAGGGCTGGATGTTCTTATGGAAAAACTACCTTGGTCCATCGGCATGATTCGCTTCCCATGGATGGAAAAAGTGCTTCATGTGAACTGGACATAAAAAAAACCCGACCATGGTTTTGTCATAGCCGGGATACGATCATTGTAATACAATGACCTTTTTCACAGGTGGGATAGGTTTTCTTTTTCACAGGTTTGGCAGGGTGACAAGGCACGCACTGCAATAAATCCAGGTGGTCAGCCCGGACAAATAATACACTAGCAATTACCTGTAAATCTTACACCAAATCAATCCCTATTTTTGGGGATTTTGGATAAAATAAGTGTTGGGGAGGCCTAAATAGGATTTTAAAGATGATTTAATTGAACGAAAATACTTTACTGGCTTCCTTTATCAGCTCAGCTGTATTTCGCACTTTAAATTTACTCATGAGATTTTTGCGATGAGAGGTAGCCGTGTGGCTACTGATATTGAGTCTTTCTGCCAGCTCCTTTGAAGAGAGCCCTTCTGCTATAAGCTGCAGCACCTGCATTTCCCGATCACTTAGTTGCTCCAGCCTGTTTTTAAGCCATTTGTACCTGTGAAAATGCTCGTTTACCTCACGCAGCCTGATTTCCTCGCTGCTTTTCTT
It contains:
- a CDS encoding contractile injection system tape measure protein, whose protein sequence is MSRHVIRSFNVEIDSDSEARGHQLNKQLNDFLLAEIVPEIERAMEDVAGGAEIWHLDQINLDLGTCKGDEFTDEFKNRLLFRFREALRSAIDGTPGDDASEAEKSDPAKSRYALLKHYLKHGTLPWWAEEIDFSEFTGRESAKSTFSLSDLIEQMLTKEAADFRRLMKELLPSSIIRKRLIRQLDDSTLHAMVTGYDSAIKESDSLVRNLLQASGSLTESGRINEHRENLWKQVFETFLIKKESGEKAKETLALKWLEQTLTSSSSDTLAVANKLKKVLATERSQVRTEDKNIWHKIQQTSEEYFLQELPSSWRKVSSKAEVARSLDISRTAKLLRTSQAGQDSFTASFFIEVGNRLSASSRQAFTRFILDIVFDSRYGRISQRELIVETVLFFSRILSMAEEDILRYVGAYATETEIKKWSSKDASDPDKVRELVETEAEDESDWTKWKNKDLITSFLLYGVIPWSDRNLVKEESLEKIFLEWAETDPVGFQRLIQQIDWKQKPFVVKRILNTFSPELADRILEQLPRTVAQLMSPPPVSLDTLLASPHLLSHYLHLFAADRQWSPMEWQPGLTIPLLLKEYYTKKPDTLKLIIEAFPVEVIERIQTKLLSLPEEGLKASGLSADIVTNIVDELKSYTQSATENTRGSLMPREGYQLKEWLEEVKKFLKEGISDDLGTINYKVQALLQSNPTQIIGVLHSFLPSGAVIKQWVSHLGESTLSRITYILAGTHYAEATKLAERMMILPTTHMGVRGKRWYSLLTYFSSGFEKSYSPFQFVIKALDEFVPPPQDTILFLAKLFRQERNKELRTEYKKLALLVSDSQSVATAIDDFVKGRQPIGDASVVEIFTEGDPEASVNGQNSSQEDSPAYKPEESQTEKTDSTIEDQVDEQRSTSKEERTEKETRDEKRAESNNLNKSSEEEPGSEEIEEKGKKNEKSPEKSEEDDKKKEKLPQRKEEEDIPEPPEKEPMFISNAGLVILHPFITRLFKALGLTENKAFRDEDAAHKAAHVLHFLVYHHTEGEEHEMVLEKVLCNIPLGVPLKKGFELNDEEKELCISLTKAAINYWEILKNSSVDNFRASFLLREGAIYYEGREWRLHVTPKGLDVLMEKLPWSIGMIRFPWMEKVLHVNWT